The segment ATGAACAATAATTGATACACTTTTCCTAACAACTGTCTTTACCCTCACAGTAGCCCATGTATTTAGCAGTGCAAATGTTTTTATCAGCATTTTAGTGTCATCTCCTCATCAGTAAGATGGAGATTCATGAAGGTCAGAAATCTTGGGTCTGGTTACTAAGTGAGCAGACACCAGAGTCAAGACAATTAATGCCCTTcctctcacaaaagaaaaatttcctaggTCAGATTCAAAAGCTTCCTGGGACAGAAGCATCCACCCACTCCAAATATATCAATCAAAATTCATGCTGCCATGCAGAATGGAAATACAGCAAATGTCTAAATCCCTTTATCTACTGTTGAGACCCCATGGTATTTCTTCTTAGCATCTATAAATTGGGGTTAATGCTACTTACTGAAGATTGAAAGATTAACTGCCCAATCCTTGATAATCTCCTTAGAATTGAAAGGCACTATAAAATACATCACTCAAATTAGGAAACAGAGATTTTGATCTATCTGTCTCCAAAATACAGTATGTTCAAGGTATAACTTTCCCCCCCTGTATAATATAAGGGCAGGATTCAAAGAAATCTTCGGTATTAGCAcgagagaaaaataaatccagaGAAGTATCGTGTTTCTGAGATGATGTCAATGAGGATTGGTCCCAGAAACTATTGGTCGTCACTGTTAATTAGTAAGAATTAAACACCTATTGGGCATAGAGCCCTCAAGTGCTCTCAGCTTAATGAAAAATTCACCGAATGTTTTAGTGAATTAAAATTTTGATTCATGACAAAGATAGAGCTTCTAGGGGTGTGCCAGAATTGGATGGAGAATCAATGCTAGAGACACAGGGGATTACTCTGAACCTCTCTGGGCCTAGATACTGGTGGAGAGGCCTTgaaattcttttaagaaattatatGGTCCGAAATATCAGGTTGAATTTCAGATAAGCACGGAGAGATCAAACTCAGCCTCAAGTCACATGAGTGCAGTTGGTTTAAACCACAGAAACAGCAGGTCAAACCCAGAGTCCagaaatgaggaagagagagaatcgTACACAAAAGCTCAGACTTCAAGAAACACCTTCAGGCCCTTGGAAAAAGGCCCAGCTGCAGTTCATTTCAAAAGAGCCAGAAATGTCAGGATTcattagaataaaagaaaatgtaaagttaaACAAtcccatgttttaaaatatgctattATATATGCactgctttgaaagaaaaaaaaacgtaTTGAGGCAGGAAGTCATGGTGCTACTTTCTTATTATTCCTGAATATTGACAACAACTGAGGGAGAAAATTCATTTAGAAGCCTGCCCAATGCTAGTTATTGTGAAgcctgttgaaaaaaaaaaaggaaaagctgggtgtggtagcatacgcctttaatcccacaagaggcaggaggatctgagttcaagatcagcctaatCTACAAAGTGACTTCTAGGActgccaaggctatacagagagaccctgtcttagaaactaCTCCCACTGTTCCAAAGAAAAATGCTGTCTGTTCAGTTTCAGAGAAAGAAgactattcaggtattaaaaacaaggacatcatgaattttgcagccaaatgaatggaactagaaaatatcatcctgagtgaggtaacccagacccaagaTGACATGTACTCACTATATGTACTCCTGatatgtgaatattagccataaagtatagaatacccatgatacaccccacagacccaaagaagttaaacgaaggaaggcccaagtgtgaaTGAAAGAGtcccatttagaagggggaataaaatagtcatgggagacagagggagggaagtacttgggtgggagaggggtggggaggggaaaagaggggctGGATTAGGATCAAGtgtggaaagagacaggagaggcccagagggccaggagaatgaatggaaatatgaaacCGGCAGGGGTGGGGAGTTGGGAAGCATTtttaggacatgccagagacctggcatgggggaggctcccaggagtccctgcaggtgaccttagctgaaatgcacaGCAGTGGGGACATGGCACCTCcggtagccaggcaggacccccagtaTTGGCACAAAAACACCAACCCATCCAGAAAACTTTCCACCCAAactttgtcctgtctacaagaaatgcagcgaatggccaaccaataactggtccaacttgagacccatcccatgggcaagcagcagtccctgacactattaatgatactctgttatgcttacaggcAGGAACATGTTGTCctgtgagaggctccacccagcagctgactcaaacagatacagatacccacagccaaacattggataaAGAACAAGGACTCgcatggaagagttggggtaagGACTAAAGGCCCTGAAGAGGATGGggaaccccatagaaagaccaacagagtcaactaacctggactccttcgaagctctcagagactgagccaccaatcaaagagcatacacaaaCTAGACAGAGGTCCCCTGCATGTTTGTAGCAGAGCTCCCTTGTCCTGCCTCAACAGGAGAGGAAGTACCCAATCCTGCAGAGAGTTGATACACCAGGGTAGGGAGATAcgggggggagggtgggggggtgtgcaccctctcagaggcaaaaggaaAGGGGAGTGGAGGAGGGACTCTATGGAAGGGGATCAGGAGAGAGGGACAgcatttaggatgtaaataaataaatagataattaattaattaattacagatAAGTATGTAGAAAGCATAAAACTCccaaaatcaaaaggaaaaaaaaaagaatcttctggAAGCAATTCTCCCAACATCACTTGATAAACATCCATGGCCACAGATGTGAGGATACTGCTAGAGAGACATTTCCAAGCTCTGATGGCTTTCTTTCCTGCAACAGTGCCTATTCTATTGGTGTCTGGTCCACATTTGTTAAAAATCTGGCCCAGAGGTACTAACGTGTGGTGAGTTGTGGGCAGGGGTCAAAGGTTATGACCTCAGGGAAGGGCCAGGTTTGCACTGCACCTGCTCTTGCACCCAGTGGGATGCTCTAAGCTACTGCATCACCTGGAGTTGCAGGTAAGGACAGCAGTACAAAGGAAAGAACTCAGCAAAGGTGAGGAGTGGTCTGGTTATCGCTGTCCCGAAAGCTTGCATTAGAGCCTCAGAGGTGTGGAGGTTTTTGGTGGTGAGGAGTAATGTCCCACTTAGGTCTATGatttataaaaaacaacaacaacaaaaaggtattTACCAACAGGCCAAGCAGAGAAGCAAAGAAGGGTGTAAGGATAGAAATGGCCAATAAGAAGCTAAAAGTAAAACCTAAATCAAGTACATCAACTACATTAGTACGCtactggttttgtgtcaacttgacacaagttagagtcatcagagacaaaggagcctcagttgaggaaatgcctccatgatatccagttgtaaggcttttttttttttttttttttttttttttttttttgtgcagcTAGTAAtcaatggggaagggcccagcccattgttggtattgctatccctgggctggaagaactggctgagcaagccagagcatcagctcctgcctccagggtcatGTCCTGTGTgaggtcctgccctgacttccttcaataatgaacagcaatatgtACATGCAAGGCTACTAAACCCTTTGCTCTCCAATTTGGTTTTTAGGTCATAGTGTGTCATTGCAGCAATCGAAACCCTAAGACTGCTAGTGAGATGGAAATGAAGGAGATGAGCTTTAAGTTTAAATTGAAGAGTCGGGTAGGTTCTAGCAACAGGCAAAGAAAGGCAAGAGTCCAATCCTTCGCACTGAAGGATTCTCAGAAATGGCAAATCCTAACCACCAGACACAGCAGCTTTGCAAAGGATGGGCATAGCATTTGGCCGAAGAAGGCCAGGGAAGATCATCAAAGAAGAGTCACTTGGCAATAGATTCTTAGAGAAAGAATCCAGACACATTGGAAAAAGAGGCACAGCATTTAAAAGATGAGATGAGGAGGGAAAATCAGGGGAGGAGGAAAATCAAGGTGGGGTCTCCCGATACAGCAGAAAGCAATGTCATAGGAaaaaaacggggggggggggggggNNNNNNNNNNNNNNNNNNNNNNNNNNNNNNNNNNNNNNNNNNNNATGCATAAAAGTCCAGTGCTGCAGAGAGGGCAAAGCCGGTTAAGACTTAAGAAATGGTGCATAGCTATATAGAGGACTCAGTGGTAACGACGCGGCCCCCTTAGAGTGGTAAGAGGGAGCCTGCTGCAAGCTTGCCCAGAGTGTATGAGTCTGAAGATGGGAGCAGCTGTGAGAGACTGCTGCATCTGTTCCtgaaataaatgcaaatgttCCAGGTTTTGGAACAGCAACTTGAAGTGACAGGAtggggatgtttgtttgtttgggctgTAGTTAattggtggttgttgtttgttgttgctcCTTGCGTACTAATAATATTGTAACTTTAAACAATGCCAGAGAAGGAACAAAATGGCAAACGGAAAAGAAATGGCAAAGTCAGTAAGGAGTAAGGGACCAGAGATCATTCACAATTAAATTCAAGTCCCCTGAAATAAGGTCTTTGAAATGTGAAGGCAAAGATACACCCACGTCTTTTAGAATGGTTCATATACTAAGAAATACAGGTAGGGAGGAATCCTGTAAGTCTGAACCAAGGTGAGCCAGCACCACCATCCTTGGTACAATGCAAGTGATAGTTtagatttgaaagagagaaaaggaatacAGGAGATGAGCAAAAGCAAGAACCAAGATAGATGTAACTCTAATGGGCCAGAAGGACACTTACATTTCCAAAGTATTTATCCAGCAACTCCACATAACGATGAACAATCTCTAGTGTCAAGAGCTCATTGTCTTGATTTTCTATTGCACAGCAAAAATATAAACTAGCAtaccttgaaaagaaaaaaaaataaggaaaagcaaAATTGAATGAGACAATAAACAAGCCAAAGTGGGTTTTCCCTATGGGTGTGCATCCTCCTGCTCTCTCTAGAGATTCTCTCCAAACTAGAATAAAAATCATGGCTCGTGGCACACACTACACTCCTCAAATAGAAATCAGAGTGTATAAAAACCCTGCAGCGCCTAGATGACGTCTGTTAATCTCATCAACAGACGCTCTCAACAAGAACTTTACCTTGAAGAGTCGCAATCAGAGGCATGGTCTTTGGTCCACGGTAATCAGGGGTGTTTGTTCAAGCTTCTTCCTGTTTGTAAATTATCTCTAATATACAATCCCTCAGCAATGCTCTCCAGGGCCCATGCTCCCATATCTGCCTTCAGATGGTGACTCATTCTATGTCTCCCACCCTCAGCTACAGAAGCTGTAGAAGCTGCTTTGCCAAAGCACTCCCTGGTAGTGGACTCCATTAAATATCAGCCCATCCACGCTACTCTTTTCCTACTGGTTTTAAAAGTACTCTCCGAATTTCTAGTGTGCATTTCCCATTTGGGAAATTGTAGTTGGATGTAGGACATGAGGTCAGGCTGGCTAAGTCCATATCCTAACTTAAGCATCCATTACCTGAGTCTTTATTGAATAGCTGGCTTTACCTCTCAAACCGTTCTCATTTATAAAGTAGGGTTGCTCGCTAGTATGGTCTTGCCACTTCACACAGGTGCATCAAAAGAAATATAGGCACTAAAGGACGAAAGAGCTAGACTTAAGTCCTGGCTCTACCGATTACCATTCAACTACTGTGACTAGGTAGTAATTACTTAAGCTGTGCATCCTCAGTTCACCCATCTGCATAGATGAACAACTGTAGTATTAGCAATCCATTGGAAATGGTTCTCACTCCTCTATCACAGTTACTTGCATTTCCCCATAGCACTTCTTACTGGGTGAATATATGTGGTTTGCTTAAAAAAATGTGCTTCTTGAAAATATGAACATAGTCTGTCTCGTGCGTTTGCTGCTGTATCTACAGTCACTGACATGAAGCTGGGAATGTAACTGGTGCTTACAAAATGTTACCGAGAACCTCTGAGCAAATTCAGTACCCAGCTTAAGCATTCAGAATCCATCTAACACTTGGAAGCTGACACGCGTCGATGGGAGAGCCTGACTAGTGCTCACTCTTCTAGTTGCAAATACTTAGACTCTACTCACGAAAGACTTCAGAAAGCGCTGAGATTGGTATTGCAATCTAAAATGTTCAGAACTCAAATGGAGCAAAGTGATAATGAAAAGTTTGGTTCTCATGAAGTTACTCACACCTTTTATAAACAAGTTTCAGCTCCTTCCAGTCAATGAAGCTGCTGGTCCTGTGCCCACGAGAGAGGACGGTCTGGATGATGTCCCGGGtgatcttcttcctctctttgtcaGAGAGCGTGGTGTACCATTTCTGCAGCCGCAGCTTCCCTTGTCGACTGAAGAGCAAGATGAAATGTATCTAGAACAAAAAGGCACAGAGAAGCCCCCATGGTTCACTCAACCAAGTCACTGCACAGATCGGGGTGTTCTGGGGCAGGGTGGAGCCAGGAATGTACTCTGGGAGGCTATTTGCCTGCCTGAGAATGATTCCATCTGAGAAATTACATTTACCCACCAGAGGAGCCAAACATGGACCGCCACCCACAAACCTTACTTCTGTTCAAAAagaccatgtttaaaaaaaaaaagaaatcaattccTCAAGGGTTGTAATTTCATTAAGAGTCAAAACATCTCAAAGGAAGTAGTGGGGCTCTCTGATGCAAATTCCTCCTTgacaagtaaaagaagaaaaatgtttgagTGGTGGAAGGATGCACTTTAGAGTTACAACCTTTCATGTTCTGTTTCACAACTGTGAAAACACAGGAATGGGGAGAGGACAGTGGAAAGGGAaagtgagtaaaaaaaaaatagtaaaaactttaaaaagaagagaaggaggaggagggagaggaagaggagggagagaaggaggaagaggaggaggaagaggaggaggaggaggaagaggaggaggaagaggaggaggaggaggaagaggaggaagaggaagaggacgagggagaggaaaaggagggagaggaggaggagaaagaggagaaggaggaggaggaggaagaagaggagaaggaggaagaggaagaggaagaggaggagaaagcaagggaaaaagagcaagagcgcaagaaagaacaaaaggaccAGGCCCAAGCGTGAAAGCTCCGCTCGCTGTGTGGCACACgggctggccctggcatttcctatCTCAGGCAAGGATTGCATCCTCAGTATGGTAGATGGGTAACAATGGAGATAGTTTGCTGGCTACACTAGGAAGTCGTCTCACTTTGTTTCCAAATCAGTTGGATATGTGTACTCAAAAtgaaattttgaatttttgtaaattttaaagaacttcaAGCGGAGGATGACAATCTAAGTTCAGTACCTTGGGTGTAGAGGAGACCTCATTTACAAAGAGGTCAAGTAGcccagccttttattttataaaagatcACATTTTTTTCAGCCCATCATATTAGAAGATAAGAATTGAAGacatgactgactgactgattgattgattgattgattgattattgattaaaaaataaatgaagccatggagctggagagatgatcccatgagcacttgctgctccagcagacctggatttggtttccaagcacccacacggtggcgcACTTCCGTCCAGAACTCTGGCTGCAGGAATGCAATGCCTGCTTCTGAACTTCTGAGGGCATCGGGCATTCATTCaggtgatacacatacatacgtgcaggcaaaacacacttacatataaaataaaaccaataactCTAAAAGTAACTTATAAATAACAATGCATCTGCGCAATTAATGCTTTTGTGCGTGCTTCAAATACATGGGCTCCAAACCAAGAataacagttaaaaataaatacaaacacaccaaacaaacaaaaagcaaatagtCTGCTCTCTTTTCCTCGAAGAGGTTCCTCTTCTAATGACACGGCACAGATTTAAGAGCTCACTAGGAGGTGATATCTGACACAACCCAGCATCAACCGAGAGAAGGGAATATCATTTAAAGAGTCGTCTCAATTAAACTGGCCTATGGCGATGTCTGAAATTGTCTTGACTGATTGATTGTAGAGAGCCCAGtctactgtgggcagcaccattccttagAAAGGTGGGCCTGcagtgtataagaaagctagctgaaccAATGAATGAACtggtaagcagcattcttctctgcttcctgccatgtattcctgccctgacttctctcagtgataaTCTATGTACTGGAAACATAAGctgaaacaaactctttcctcccccaagCTGGTCTTGGTTTGAGGATTTTCTCACATCAACCGAGAGGCAATGTAGAATACCATTCTAACAGTATAAAACCAGATGTCTctgaaatgtaaaataacaaatttacctttctatctatctatcatctatctatctatctattatttatttaaagacagcGCACAGCTCAGGATGTGAAGAACAAGGCTCAGTTGGGGATTACCACCAGATGAGACTGTTCTGCTAGAAAGTTCAAATCTACAAATTCAGAGGGCGTTTGCTCTCATTTCCTatgagaaatattattttcttcccAACTAACCTAAGTCTCTTCTGCTTCAACATAAAGAGTTTCTCCTGATTTTATCACAGCCTTAGAGTAGTAAGGAACTGTTCACATAGTTAACACAGCCCTGCAagcctccctctttccttccagaAGAAACATTCAGAGTTTACCCTTCACTCCTTATCTCGCTGCTGGTCTCATGATTCTTACTCTAAAGAGCCCCCTGGGATTCTCCATAGACTAAGTGTTACTGTCAACCCAGATTAGTTCTGGGTTCTCCACGAGGCTGTAACTATTGCAGTGGTGGCTTCCCCTCTACCTCTTTCCTTGTTGAATAAATAGCTCAGAAAGAATTGTCCATGTTAACATGGATCAATAATCTAGAACAATGAACAAGGAGTGTTGTAAAAAACCCAGCAATGAATTCAAAGTGAaaggataaaacacacacatacacacacacaaagttgatTGGAAATACAAAACTGTTTCATGTTCAAAAGAAGCAATGGGTCTGCTCAAGTGCACCCACACTGCATGCATAGCTGTAATGCATAAGTCATGGTTAGAAGCCTCTGTCCCAGCCAGTTCTGTGATTCGTGCTGGGGAAACAGTTTCCTCCTTAGATTTAACCTCAGAGGCTAGGCAAGCCAGCAGCAGGAATTGCAGTGATTTTTGCAAGCTTACTGCCTCCTACAAACTTAATTTTTATCTAATTTATTGATACAGTCATTCAGGGCACATTTGGCTAATTCATTTCAAGAGGTTAATCAAATAGTTTTGTATTAGCATTATCTtgacccaaaataaaaataaatagataaataaagacaaatgaaTGGGTTTCTTCTTTCAGTATTTGGAGTCAATTTGGACTTGATGCTCAAAAGAAACTTCAGCTGACTTCAGAAAGCAAGACCTAACCACACTGCCACCAGTGTcactagaaggaaagaaaaaagagataccAGAAACACTCTCACTGCATAAAATACAGTAAGGTGTGCTGACCAGGGTTGTCCCTTGATAGTCCAGAACAACCACCTCTTCTCAAGAGGAGCTACTTTACTGGCCCATCTTTTAGGATTCTACTTTGGGCACAGATGGTCTCTCAAATACAAAGATGAATTGTCAGATGACTCAAGGATTCCTTGTCCTCAGAGTCCACTAGCGTAACACTTGACTCCATTGGGCAACCCCAGAGCTTGGATAGTTTGGGGTGTTTTCTTGTGACAGATCTGCAATGCAGAGACAAAACGCCACCGGGGCTTTGAGATAAACACGAAGCACACTAGTGCCAACCCATCCACTCTGTGACTTTGAACCAGAGGGTTGTCATCTTACTTCTAGTTCACTCTGTATCAGAAAGGCTTCTCATAGCAGCATCAAGCTCTTCATGATTGCAACGTTACCAGCTCTTAACTTCAATTCGTGAACTGGACCCATGCCCAGCTCCTAAGACAAAAGGCAACCAGGGCTTCCCTGTCCTGCGAATCTCTGTACCAGGAGCACTGTTTTCCAGATTTCAGGATACAAATGCTCAGAACACATTTCCCCTAGTCAGTCAACCAAACAGGCCTCTCTTCTGATGACCCAGGTCACACGGCTTATCACTTAAACAGCACTGTTCATCGGACCTACCTTTATAGCAACGCTGCAAATTCCCAGCCCAGAGAAGCCCACCCGTTCCTACCTTTCTTCTATTTGGAGAGGTCAGATGCCTCTGAGAAAAATCATAAAGGACTTCCCAGATTGCTACTCCCATTACGGTCTGATCAGCCAACTCATGAATCTACAGTGGTGCTAGGGAACTTTCCGGGTATTTCTTAATGGAAAGGACTTTCAATGTCATGTCAGTTATTCCAATTCGTCCCCATATCCTTCATGGTCCCTGCTTCTCTCCTCACTTCCTAAACCCGGAGGGAGAACAAAGGCCAGTCTGAGGGTATTCTCAGCTCCTTCCACATCCACACACCCAGCCCTAAACCAGCGTGCTTCCTT is part of the Mastomys coucha isolate ucsf_1 unplaced genomic scaffold, UCSF_Mcou_1 pScaffold14, whole genome shotgun sequence genome and harbors:
- the Ap1s3 gene encoding AP-1 complex subunit sigma-3; the encoded protein is MIHFILLFSRQGKLRLQKWYTTLSDKERKKITRDIIQTVLSRGHRTSSFIDWKELKLVYKRYASLYFCCAIENQDNELLTLEIVHRYVELLDKYFGNVCELDIIFNFEKAYFILDEFIIGGEIQETSKKTAVKAIEDSDMLQETMEEYMNKPTF